ACTTGGATTCATGGAAGCGAAACGGGCGAGGACATTCCTCTCGGTTATGAAAGGAAAAGCATGACTGGCGCAGATATTTGGCGATACTTCTGGATGGGGGAGGCGTGTGGTTTACCGAGGCAGTTGTTTGGGCACGATGATGCTCACGACTGGGACGGACAGGCTCATGTGTTTGCACCAGGAAAAGGTGTATTATTGATTGACAGATACCCTATATACCCAGACCGACCACGGTTTGATGGCATAACACGAGATGCTTCTCTCTTACTCTTTCTTCTCGCCTGTTGAACGTAATGCGAACGTTCCTTCCGTGACAGAATAACGCCCTCTAATAGGGGTTCGGCAGGTATCGGATAGTCAGCAGGGGTGGTAGGTTGAGCAAGCGTCGAGCATACCGGCATCAAAGCGGGTATATCCGGATTAGGCAATCCAAATAGCGAGCGAAGTCTTGGGTTAAAACCAATTACAAGACGATGGGCACTCTGTCAGTACCAAGCAACCGCTCCACGGCCTGAAACAATGGGCCACCTTGTTTCCTGGCGGCTTTGGAATAGATGTGTTTTGTTTGTCGGGGGCTATGGTCAGACAGAGAGGCCTGCGAAGACGACCCGAATCgtgctttttttcttttcgttTCCTCATCTCTTTTTCGAAAATAACCATGCATACGCTTGCTTGCATGCATGCACAAGGTAAACAGGACAGGCACCGCCTCGAGCTACCTAccggggggtggtggtggtggtggtggtggtgtgggaGCGGGTGCGAGGCACAGCCACGATGACGAGGCGGGGAGAGGAATCGCCGGCGTGCCCGACTCTCGTTTccactacctacctaggtaggcagtgACGACGGGCCACGGCGGGGAGAGGAACCCAGCGGATTGGAGGAGCGGACTGGAGGAGCGGACGTGTCGACTTGGGAGAGGCGGCCGACAGCCGGGACCCCCGTAGCCGAAGCttatcgtcgtcgccctgtCTAGGTAtcttacctaggtaggtaccgCACCAAGCTGCAAATCTGAGATCCCACGAGGTCACTCTtcaccctctctctctctctgttgACATAACCAATTCACtcaatccccccccccccctcgctGTAGTGTGTGCTGCGGTACTGAGGGCGTGTGTTCGTTCCCCTACACAAGTGTTGCTGTGAGGCTCAACATACCATCCAAGCAAAGAGAGAGATTAGACGGGTGGTTTGCTCGGATTCCGGGTGGCAGTGCGTTTCCACCGCCACATGCTCTTTCGGCATTGACTGCCCGCCACCGCAatcccgtcgtcgtcgtcggcttgtGTTTCGTTCTGTTCCCAGATGGTCTATGGTGGGGCAACCAGCTGTCGATGACCCCGCCATCCCTGATGCCCGATTGACCCCtccatcacacacacacacacacacacacacacaacgcGACAAATTTCCTTCCTTTCCGTTGCATCTTCCAATTACGCACTCAACACCACGCCGCGCCGCGCCTCAAGTCCGACGTACACGTCTGGCACGTGGTCTATTgccttcatcgtcgttcTTATTGTCTTTGTCAttgtccttgtcgtcgtcgtcgtcgtcgtcgtcgtgatTGGAATCGCTCTCGCTCGTTTGGTGTCATCTGGTATCACCGGATTGCCCGTCTCTGCACGTCTCCCCATCGGTGGCTCGGTAGCCAAGCACATCCCCCTCCCGACCCAGGTCCCGTTTTCCCCACACCCCGGCGCTCTTTACACTCCGTTCGTTACGATGGCGCTCACCTCCCGTATCTCCCTCGTCGGCCCGCCCGCCGAATCCCCCGAGGACTTCCTCATGTCCTCCCTCGGCGTCATCTTCCCTGACGACGTCACGAATCAGCACGGCGATGCTGACCACGGCATCCAGTATGCCTCCCCACACCTCCGCAAGCCCCTGCTGTTCGAGCTTGCCGAGCccagcgccgacgacgaccgcaAGCTTTTCAGCCACTACCTCTGGAACGCGAGTCTGCAGCTCGGTGAGtttgtcgaggccgccacATTGGATCTCGACAATGCCGTCACAACCCGTCTGGGTCCGCCCATCGGCCATTTCGACGTTCGCGGCAAGACCACGCTCGAGTTAGGGTCCGGTACCGCTCTGCCGAGTATCATgtccgccctcctcggcgccgaacGCGTCGCCATAACGGACTACCCGGCCCCCGCCGTGCTCAAGACCCTCCGCACCAACACCGCCCGCAACATCGACCCTGCCGTCTCCCCCAAGAACACTGTAACGGCCCGTGAGGTACTGGTCGAGGGCCATTCGTggggcgagctcgaggatgCATTTTCCGTCTCCAATAAGCACGTCTTTGACCGTgtcttcgtcgccgactGCTTGTGGATGCCTTGGCAGCACAGAAACCTGCACAAGTCCATCAGCTGGTTCCTCCGCAACGACAGCGAAGCGCGGTGCTGGGTCGTCGCCGGGTTTCACACTGGTCGCGCCAAGATGCGTGACTTCTTCGAGAGGGCGGCTCTGGCCgaagctgggcttgaggtCGACACTATTTGGGAACGGGACTGCGATGGTGAGGAGAGGCAGTGGGAGTGGGACCGAGGCATCGAAGACGTGACTATCCGGAAGAGGTGGCTTGTATGCGCCGTGCTGAAGCGCAAGGCCGCTGGTGGCAATGATGGTGCGTGAGTGCTGGATGCTGGGCAGGTGCTTCACTTATAAACATCGGGCGTGTTCGTTGCGTCCCCTGTTTGGCTGGCTGCCTCACTCCGAGACACGCACGACGTGAAGCACCCACCTTTCAGCTCTCACCGCATGCTCCATCATCCGGGGGGGTCTTTGCTCTCTCGAAGTAAAGAGATCGAACGCCCGCACGAAAATTACAGACTAGCTTCCCCAGACGCCTGCCTCTGCTTAGAGCTGGACCCCGGTGCGGCTGAGCTTGATCCTAGGCTTCATCCATTCAGCTGCCCTCGACTCGGCCACGGCTGCCGATTGGCCCCCTGCGAGATTGTGGCTTGGCCTAGGCCCCATTTGAATCAAACATGGCTCAGCCTGGACCATCGCGCGTATGTCCGATCATCGCAAGCTTAGCTATGAGATCGTGCCTTGGGCCGGGTTGGTGTCGATtttgtgtgtatgtgtgtgctGCGGCCAAAGTTCGGGCTGTCGTCACAGAAGAGAGAGCATTCATGGCATACCAGAGGCGGAAGGAGCTTCATGGCCCCAGCGGGTGTTTGCATCGTCATAATTTCATCAATTATGTGAGGCTTCTTCGGCTGTCAAGGAGAGGAAACCCGCATGCTTGCTTCTGCTATTTTTGTGGGATGCTGGTCTTCTATCAAACCCTGTTCCCCCGTCCTCTCCGTCGTTCCTGTCCACTCTCCCTCGATGTCTGCCAAAGTAGCCACCGAGTGCGGCCGCCGGCTTGACACATTATTTCCCTCGAGCCACCTTCGGATGCGTGCTGTCCCGGACATCGTAGCTGGTTTTGAGGGCCACCTTACATTTCCGCCCGCAAGTCCGTGAGACACATGTCGTCATTCTGAGCAGTTATCAGCCCTATACAGTCGAGTTCGCTGAGAAATATCGAGGGTGTTAGTGTCGTGGTGTAAACCCCCCTTCCGAACTTCCTCGTTCCTTAGAGGTACATCTTTGGACATAGTTGGTTGTGCTGGATATCATTCTCGGCCTGATATCTCCCTTGATTTACGAGATCTAAAACAAAGTCAACGAATGTCTGGACATGGTGTGAGGTGAAGAAGCATGTGATTCGCTATTACGGGGAAAGCTGGAGGACGCCCTGCATATTCGTGCTCGTATCCCAGAGCTCTGCGCAGCACATCTCTTTCGACGTCTACTTAGGCTTCTTAGGCACGGGCGGTAGCGGCCTGTTTGGCGGTAGGGGTGCGTCGCGAGCGTATCCGGCACGGGATATGTTGGCTGAACTTTGCTCCTTGGCCTTTTTGGCAACAGGCATTttgggagagagggggacTGGTCAGGCAAAGCCGTACATGATCTGATGCAAGCCGCTCGCGCCGCCAACTCTTATACGGGTATGGTAGCTCTCACACAACGTCGACGCCACCGAGACCGTCGGCATTCCAACTGTCGCATGACACCGTCGCCTTCCTTGGCCCGAACGCGAACCCCCCGGTTCGACTACACCCCGAGATTGTCGTATCGGGGCTCCGGATCGTTCGGACCCCTGTCGCGTAGCTGGTTCGTATGAGGTGAACGATGCCACTGCACCCACTCTCATCCGGGGGAGGCAGAAACGAACTCTGTCTGGAAAGCATCATCATTATCGTACTCTTCTTAAACTGGTCATCGTGTCTGCTTCGAGCTATCTACATCGATAGATGTTCCTGATTCCTGGCCCAATTCTGCAGCGTCTGCTAATTAGGGGCCTCAATCGACGGGCCCTTTTCATCCACTTTCGCGATCAAGTCATGGTTAACGCGCAAATTCTCTGCCGAGCTGAGCGCCTTAGTCACGGTTGTCTCGTGCCGCTCCTGCGTGATGCGCCGCAGCGCTGTCATGAGGAACCCggccacgacgtcgacggaCCACTCATCGGGGAcaagggcgaggacgtcTTCGACATCGAACCAACCACCAAACCGTTCGAGCAGGGCGCCCGTCTGCTCAATTTGATCGCTGACGTCTTCGATGGCGAGGAACTCGCCGAGCGCCGCCCGGAATAGCCGCGCCTGCATGTCATGCGTCGGCGTGCTCTCCCGTCTGCCGTCGGGACGCGTGTAGATGCTGGAGCCCCCGCGCAGACAGTACGAGATGGCCGTGTCGTAGTCGCCCAGCTTGTGAACGAGGAGCCGGATAGCATCCTCGTGACGTCGCTCTCGGCCATCGAGAATAATGATCTCGGGTACAAGGAGCTCGTCTGGCAGTGCAGCGATGCGCTCCCTGATTGCCGCCGCGTCGTATTGGTGGCCCCCTCCGAGCAATTGTAGCAGCCGTAGGCGACTCTGCCAGACCTCGTCATCCCTGGGGGCGTTATCCGTGAGGAACTGTCGATATGTTGGTTTAGGGGCCTGCAATGCTCGGTAGGATGTGTATGTGCCAGCGAACGCGTCTCGGCTCTCCTGGGAGGTGTCGAGATCGCTGATGACAATGTCTAAGTAGTACGCAATGAGGTCGTTGACGTAGCCAGTGTGGCCCTTGCCGAAAACCAGATGCTCGAGGTAATATTTCACGGCGTCGGGTGCCTCCTCGCGCAGAATCTCAACAACCTCTGCCGGGTCGAACCTGGgcgccttgcccttgtcctCCGCAAAGATCTGCACACCTAGCTTTGGGTTGCGACTTGCGAGCCAAACACCGTACTCCCGCACGAGAGCCTGGCTGCTGATCTTCGTCAGGTATTCCCGAACGCGTTGCTCGCCATCACGCAGTTCCCCGCCGTGGTCCGGCTCGCCCTCGATGATACGTCGCCAGGTGGCGAGAACGTCTCCTGCCATCTTGCGGCTCTGGTACAGCCGGCTGAGCACAAATAGACGGTGATACGATTCCAAAAGGGAGGCGGCTCGGTCGAAGCAGTCGACCCCCTTGTCGACAACGTCGTACAGCTCCGATCTAATCGACGACGTCTTCTTCGCCAGTCCCATGGGCGACTTCTGGtcaagctcgagaaggaccAACAACAACGCAGCATCGACCGTCTGGAACACCTCGCTTTCGTCCGCCACGCTGCCGaacccttttttcttcctccatGCAGCCAAAAACCGCCGTAAGAACTGCACAACCTTGCTGCCAAGAGTTCCTATCGTGGGGCTGGCTTTTCTGAAGTGCTCGCTGTCTAGGTAGCTTTGCGTTGTTctcttgacgccgccgaaaATCCAAATCCCTCTGCGGCTCTCAACAATCTCATTCCGAAGACCGGGTAGCAATGACAGGACGACCCGAGGATCCAGGCTACTTTCTACAAGGACCTCCTCCAACGCCTTTAGCTCTGCGTCTGTGAAGGGCCTCTCTGCCGCATGCAGTAAGTTGGTAAGGAGCAGAACCCCAGCGCGCTGTCGCAAGTAACTGAAGGTAACGAACTCCAACTCGGACTTGGCCTCTTGTCCCCTGAATGAGTTGAGCACCGTGAAGATTCCGTCTCGGTCCAACATCGCAGGGTTAAACGTGCCATCCTGCTCGCACGCCGCTTCCAGTCTTGCTTCCAGCCGTAGCAGCATGGGGTTGCGAATCGCCCACCAGATGTGATCATCCGCCCATACTGCAATCCTCGAGTTGGCATTCGCCAGCCGTCGTGCAAAATCATGCTCCTCGGCGTTTCTTTTGTGTTCCCAATCTTCGGGTAGAGCCTCCTCGTCCTGTGAATCGACGTCTCGCTCAAACAGTTCTCGCTCCTTTGTCATTTGTTCCAAGGACGACGCTGTGCGTGAGTCGGCACTCCTCGGCGAAAAAATGGGGGTTTCGGGGAGCCCTCCAGAAAAGGGCGAGAACTTCCTCTGGCAGAGTCTGTCGATGATCTCTTCAAAGTGGGTTTCGTCGGTGCCCGCAAGTGATCGAATACCTAGCGGTGTCGTTTCATGTATCCCCGGCGGGTTTGCCTCGAGCCACCATTTGGTAGTCTCTGGTTCCGCTCCGTCGGCATCCCATCTTTGAATCTCCAGGCCGTGGCGCAATCCCGCGTCAGAGTCTTTTGTCATAGACGCAATAACGTACCCCTCCTCGTCCAACTCCGGTGACATCTTCGACGGTGAGAGGTCGGATGATCCACCGTCAACCACGACTTCCCTGGGGTATCTATCGAATTCAATTGTGGGCCTCGTGGGATCCCCGTCGAGGTTTACAAACATGCCAATCCCGGGATCCAATGGCCCGGTGCCGGTGACAAGAAGGAATTCTTCGGCGGTTGGCGAGACAATATGTGGCTTGAGAAAGACGGGGGTCGGCATCGTTGGTGTCGCCTCTGCCCGCATGCTTCCAGGCGCAGCAGGTAGAGGCTTgtccgtcggcggcggaggccgCGGTCCTTCACCCGAGGGCCTGGGACTAGCAGAAGGCGTTGGCGGTGATGATCCTTGAGCAACGCGATCATCTGCAGTTCGAGGGCTGGGGTCCCTCCGTCCGCTGGTGAGCAACCCCCCGAGGCTTGTGCTTCTAGCATGCCCATGGTGGTCACCAGCAGACAGGAGCGGCCGGTTCTGCGCTGCCGAGGCGCTCCTCAATATGCCACCGTCGGTACTCCCGGCGATGTCCTGAGCTTGACCAATCTCCCCGGCTGGCTGTGAATCGTCCAGTGAAGAGATGGTCATCAGAGGAATCCGCAGCTGTCTGTCAACGTCAAGCAAGGAGTAGCTCCTGGCGTCTGCCACACATGCAATGGAATCTCGCCGGACTGATATTGTGGTCCCGGGCACATCAATGTTCTGATTGTCCGTTAGCACAAGGCGGTAGCTCTTAGGTCAGAGACACTACATACCTTGACTGCCCGCGCAACCTCCCCTATTCTCACAACCTGAATTCTCCGCATCAATGACAAGCAGATGAAGACTCCCGCAGAGGGATCGCCTGCGTCATCTTGAGAGTCGTTCAAGTCAACGCCACCAACCCAACTGCAGTTTTTGACCTGTGTAGCCCCAAATACTGGGCTGAATTCGGGGAGGGAGTAAAAGGTGACGGTCCAGTTGCAGAGTACACAGGCCTTTCCAACCTTGGGGAGCAAGAGTATTTGCTGGATGCCGGGGCGGGAGTTGCTAGTCTCGGCAAATGCTGGCCGTAATCGTGATGCGAGTATGAAGGATGGCCGTCCAGCTGGATCATTTGGGTCGGGAGGAATTTGGACAAAGTGAAGCAGTTCGGATGCGCTCGTGCCGACGTAAAGGTTGTGATCTGAGGATGAGATGGTCAGCGCTGCAATCAGCCTGACAGAAGCACAAGCCCATGCTCACCCAAGTAGTCGACGCAGTTTATCTTTATCCCATCagcggcgccctcggccgacAGGGGCACCTCCTCCAACAATGTGCGCAAGACAAAGGGCCCATCATCGCGGACCTTCTCATTGGTGCTCCCAGACGTAGACGAGGTCTGGTCGTCTGGATCCTCGGATGCCATGTTCAGTCGATCGTGGTATCATGAGTGCTGCAGTTCCATTGCCGGGTGTCTTGCGACGTTGCCTCGTTTGCGCGGAGCTGAATTGCGATCTGGGAAGGGAGACGACAATCGGTCAATAGGTGTGATGCGGCTGGGGAGCTCTGAAtctgggctggctggctggcaaTTGGCGGATGACATGGAACACACAAGGTCCAGGTTTCTAAAGTGCTTTCCTATCAGGTAGATACCTTTGTAGGCACGTACGTTGCTGCTctgccagcgccgccgcaggcATAGACGCCAAGTCCCTGGAGTGGCTTGGTGGGACGGAAACAATTAACACCTACCTAAGTAGCTACCTACCCACCTAAGGTACCTTGCCTACTGTTGCTGTCCGCAGCCAATCAAGTTGCTGCACGGAAAGGGAACACGTTCCCCGAACCAGCGAGCTCAGCCGAAACACATCGATCTGTACCTCACGACGCCAACTGCCGCCGACTTGGGCATATCAAACCAGCCTACCCCTCTGCCGACCGCCGTCTTCCACGTCTTTATTTGGCCTTAACCTAAGCTCAGTGATGAAGTGATTCCCCAAGCCGCGATCGAAAGACCGAGTCAACATGGCAgacatcgaggccgtcctAGCTGCCAAGGGCAACGCCCAGCAGACAGAGCTTTCCTCCGAGACTCCAAATCTTCCCGAAGGCGGCAACAAATTCCAGCATGCCATTTCGGCCTGGAGAAGTGAGCAAAATTCTCAGTCGTCGCTATTGACGGTAGAATCTAATTGAGTCAGCCATCGACTACACGAACCTCGTCTCAAACCTCGACAACACCGCCTCCGAGATCGTCACATACCAGAGAGACTCGACCGTCCAGAGGAAGGAATTGGCACAGAAAACGAAGGACTTTCGAAAGCTTGACGATTCTACAAAGCTAACCGAGATCAAGGGCCTGTTGAAGGGTATGCTGCTTGCCTATGGCCGAGATGTTTGCCTCCCTCTTTGTGTGTCTCGCTAACCAGCCAGCCTACCAAACCTTCATCGACCTCCTCACCAACCACTCAAAATCCATTAACTCGGCGTTCCTCCAGGCGTACACCTCCCTGTCCGATGCGCCCGACCCATACCCGCTGCTCGAGGCGTCGGTCGACTCGATGCTTGTATCGGAGGACACTCTGCCAAAGCTGAGCGAGGAGAACCAGCACCTGCAACAGTCTGTCACCAAGCTAACAACACAGCTGGAGGACGCCGAGTCGAAACTGCAGACCGAGTCCGCCGCGAAAAAGGAGCTCGAAATCAGCTTGGAGAGCAGGGTCAAGGAAGTGGAGGCTTCTTGGgtcgccgttctcgacgaAAAGAAGGATAACTGGGCTGCGAAGGAGAAGACATTGGAGGAAAAGGTGGAGAATCAGGAGCGCTTGCTCACCGAAATAAAAGCGAGCTACGAGGTCAACCAGCGTCTGGGCAAGGCAGATGATGGAGATaccgaggcccaggccggTCACGTTACCAGCGCCGAAATCGAGATGCTTCATTCAGACCTCGATCGGACTAGTGCACGActggccgaggtcgaggcgcGGAATGAGCAGCTGAGGCTGGAACTGGCGCAGGCAAAATCTTCGGTCGCCTCTCAGGCGCCCACGTCACTGGAGGACGATCCTGGCTACATGCGGATGCGATCCGAAAACTCGTCACTCATCAGAaagctcgacgccgcccgtgtcgagaaggagggcatCAAGCGTACTCTAGACTCCCGGCTGCGTGGTTTGGAGAGGGAGGTCGGCCTCCTCAAAGAAGAAAGGGACAACTTGAAGGCCAAGGTGCAGAAATGGAGTGACTACGAAGACGTGAAGCAGGAGCTCGAGGTGCTCAAGAGCATTGAATTCTCAAcaggcgacgatgacgatgtaAAGGAGGCTGCCGAGAACCTGGCAGAGGCCAAGGGTCAAGGTGACACGCTGGAGAAGCTGCTATTGGCACGCAACAagaagctcggcgacgagctcacCATCTTGCGCGTATCTCATCAAGACCTCCAGACCAAGCTGTCCGATCTTCAGGAGGACATGTCAAGGACAAACATGGAGCTGGAAAAGGCGCAGCAGCTCAACGAACGTCTCGAGAACGACCTCGCAACGTTGCAGTCGGAGTCTTCCAACGCGTTTCCCTCGGGGGCGTCAGTAGCGGGAACATTCAACCGGTACGCTCCATCGGCTGCACcgggacgaagaggaggaagagtgTCACCAACGTCGTCCATCATCAGTGGAATCGACCCGCGGATGTCTGGTGGCGAGCCGATGGGGGGTGGCTCAGGCATCTTGCCAATGATTACGGCACAGCGCGACCGGTTCAAAAAGAGGATCGCCGAGTTGGAGACTGAGCTGTCAAACACTCACCGCACAGTGTCGCAGCTGAGACAAGAGGTGTCAGCTCTGCAAAAGGACAACCTCAACCTGTACGAGAAGACGAGGTACGTCTCGACGTACAATCGGGCAGGCCCCTCCGCtacgacgtcgtcgtcggcggcataTCCGTCCAACCCCAACCCGTCGACTGTTTCGATGGGCGGCAGCGGAAACCCGGGCATCACCATGGACAGATACCGCAAGGCGTACGAGTCGAACATCTCGCCGTTTGCCGCCTTCCGCGGACGTGAGTCTGCCAGGGCGTACAAGCGAATGAGTTTCCCGGAGCGTGTGGTATACTCGGTCACGCGAATGGTACTCGCGTCGCGGACGAGCAGGAATCTCTTCGCGGCGTACTGTGTAGCGTTGCATCTGCTCGTCTTCTGCTCGCTATACTGGCTTGGCACGGTGGACGCGGAGAAGCACGCCAGCAATCTTGGCAAGTcggctgcagcagcagccgctgcgggcgcgggcgcgggagGTCTCAACGGAGGGGCCGGCGATGGCCACGGCGActggcaagaagaaggattTAGCGGGCATTAGTTGGTGACATGATGCCGGCCGGCGAAAGAAAGGAAGGGACGTGAGCGGAGTATTGACTAGCCCAGGGACGAAAGATCCCGCGGGCGTGGATTGTACGCATAACTTGGTTTCTGGGTGACTGTACGAGTGGGCGTCGAGGCATGTAATGTGAATTCTGGGATTGGTGAGGGACAGACATACCATTGATAAGTTTTGAACATCGGCCTCCGGGAAAGGGCGGGGACATGCTGCGAAATACAACCCGGTCGGCTTCGTGCGCGTGATTCTCCCCGCCAAAGATGCTATTCTTGTTTCTCCATGGAGATTTCCCCGAAACTGCCAGTGACCCCTCGATGCTGAGGACGCTGGGCAATTCGACCGGCGGTTGACATCAGCTATTGCCGCTGGCCCGTCAAGGCGGCCCAAATAGTGCCCATCCCGGCGGCCAATGAAAGACCATCATGGCCCTGGTGCAAGAGCGGGTGCATGCAACATGGGCGCGTcgccgggggaggggcaggcCGTCCCGTCCGTCCCTGGCAACCTCGGCCAGCCTATGGTAGTGCATCGTTGACGCGACCTGTGTTGCTATTTCAGTTTCTTAGCCGCCTGTGATCGTTGGAATCTTGGAAGAGGTTATCCCTCGGCTGGACAGTGCAACATTGCCAAAGCCTCATAAGTACCCAAGTAAGTACGTACCCGGCCGAGTAGGCAGCCAAACAACTAACATATGGTCTCGCTTGCTGGGAGAGTAACAACCGAAAGCAGCTGTTCGTGCGATGGTGCGCTGGCTCATGATGCCTGGTCCAACTGGACGGCAACACCTTGAGCCTAACAAGGAACAAGATGCTAATAAGGACACTACCTATGTTCCTCTCGAAGCTTGATTCTTGCAGCATAGCTAACAATTACGCTAGCGGTAGCAGCACAACGAGGCCCTCAAAGCGGGCCGGGCGCTTGCATCTACCCTGACCCTGACGAAGATCGCCAGGCATT
This genomic interval from Colletotrichum higginsianum IMI 349063 chromosome 9, whole genome shotgun sequence contains the following:
- a CDS encoding Golgi membrane protein, translated to MADIEAVLAAKGNAQQTELSSETPNLPEGGNKFQHAISAWRTIDYTNLVSNLDNTASEIVTYQRDSTVQRKELAQKTKDFRKLDDSTKLTEIKGLLKAYQTFIDLLTNHSKSINSAFLQAYTSLSDAPDPYPLLEASVDSMLVSEDTLPKLSEENQHLQQSVTKLTTQLEDAESKLQTESAAKKELEISLESRVKEVEASWVAVLDEKKDNWAAKEKTLEEKVENQERLLTEIKASYEVNQRLGKADDGDTEAQAGHVTSAEIEMLHSDLDRTSARLAEVEARNEQLRLELAQAKSSVASQAPTSLEDDPGYMRMRSENSSLIRKLDAARVEKEGIKRTLDSRLRGLEREVGLLKEERDNLKAKVQKWSDYEDVKQELEVLKSIEFSTGDDDDVKEAAENLAEAKGQGDTLEKLLLARNKKLGDELTILRVSHQDLQTKLSDLQEDMSRTNMELEKAQQLNERLENDLATLQSESSNAFPSGASVAGTFNRYAPSAAPGRRGGRVSPTSSIISGIDPRMSGGEPMGGGSGILPMITAQRDRFKKRIAELETELSNTHRTVSQLRQEVSALQKDNLNLYEKTRYVSTYNRAGPSATTSSSAAYPSNPNPSTVSMGGSGNPGITMDRYRKAYESNISPFAAFRGRESARAYKRMSFPERVVYSVTRMVLASRTSRNLFAAYCVALHLLVFCSLYWLGTVDAEKHASNLGKSAAAAAAAGAGAGGLNGGAGDGHGDWQEEGFSGH
- a CDS encoding Tgf beta receptor associated protein, coding for MASEDPDDQTSSTSGSTNEKVRDDGPFVLRTLLEEVPLSAEGAADGIKINCVDYLDHNLYVGTSASELLHFVQIPPDPNDPAGRPSFILASRLRPAFAETSNSRPGIQQILLLPKVGKACVLCNWTVTFYSLPEFSPVFGATQVKNCSWVGGVDLNDSQDDAGDPSAGVFICLSLMRRIQVVRIGEVARAVKNIDVPGTTISVRRDSIACVADARSYSLLDVDRQLRIPLMTISSLDDSQPAGEIGQAQDIAGSTDGGILRSASAAQNRPLLSAGDHHGHARSTSLGGLLTSGRRDPSPRTADDRVAQGSSPPTPSASPRPSGEGPRPPPPTDKPLPAAPGSMRAEATPTMPTPVFLKPHIVSPTAEEFLLVTGTGPLDPGIGMFVNLDGDPTRPTIEFDRYPREVVVDGGSSDLSPSKMSPELDEEGYVIASMTKDSDAGLRHGLEIQRWDADGAEPETTKWWLEANPPGIHETTPLGIRSLAGTDETHFEEIIDRLCQRKFSPFSGGLPETPIFSPRSADSRTASSLEQMTKERELFERDVDSQDEEALPEDWEHKRNAEEHDFARRLANANSRIAVWADDHIWWAIRNPMLLRLEARLEAACEQDGTFNPAMLDRDGIFTVLNSFRGQEAKSELEFVTFSYLRQRAGVLLLTNLLHAAERPFTDAELKALEEVLVESSLDPRVVLSLLPGLRNEIVESRRGIWIFGGVKRTTQSYLDSEHFRKASPTIGTLGSKVVQFLRRFLAAWRKKKGFGSVADESEVFQTVDAALLLVLLELDQKSPMGLAKKTSSIRSELYDVVDKGVDCFDRAASLLESYHRLFVLSRLYQSRKMAGDVLATWRRIIEGEPDHGGELRDGEQRVREYLTKISSQALVREYGVWLASRNPKLGVQIFAEDKGKAPRFDPAEVVEILREEAPDAVKYYLEHLVFGKGHTGYVNDLIAYYLDIVISDLDTSQESRDAFAGTYTSYRALQAPKPTYRQFLTDNAPRDDEVWQSRLRLLQLLGGGHQYDAAAIRERIAALPDELLVPEIIILDGRERRHEDAIRLLVHKLGDYDTAISYCLRGGSSIYTRPDGRRESTPTHDMQARLFRAALGEFLAIEDVSDQIEQTGALLERFGGWFDVEDVLALVPDEWSVDVVAGFLMTALRRITQERHETTVTKALSSAENLRVNHDLIAKVDEKGPSIEAPN
- a CDS encoding Nicotinamide N-methyltransferase is translated as MALTSRISLVGPPAESPEDFLMSSLGVIFPDDVTNQHGDADHGIQYASPHLRKPLLFELAEPSADDDRKLFSHYLWNASLQLGEFVEAATLDLDNAVTTRLGPPIGHFDVRGKTTLELGSGTALPSIMSALLGAERVAITDYPAPAVLKTLRTNTARNIDPAVSPKNTVTAREVLVEGHSWGELEDAFSVSNKHVFDRVFVADCLWMPWQHRNLHKSISWFLRNDSEARCWVVAGFHTGRAKMRDFFERAALAEAGLEVDTIWERDCDGEERQWEWDRGIEDVTIRKRWLVCAVLKRKAAGGNDGA